The Anopheles gambiae chromosome 2, idAnoGambNW_F1_1, whole genome shotgun sequence genomic sequence TtgggaaaataattaaataatcatttttaaaagtaaccattttttatgtgtaagattgttataattataatacgtCAAGTTGTTACAACTCtgattgctgttaaaaatgatagcctaatagtaataatataatttatttatactcatgaATTATCAATGAGTGTTATCTTTGCAattgctgttcttttttatgtttgttcaaaaattgttgcttttataattatcatgtaaaaaaaacgatattaAGACATAAtaatctattaatttgctcatccacggcggtTAAAACAGGCGTTCAAAAttgctgcttgggtttgtggtaaacaggcgttacgcgtaacgctagcgtaatgtagagggctgagccttacttttatcAAAAATACTGCTTGGGAATTTTAAAAGGCATGTAACGCTTCTCATATGTAACGTAGATcactgagccttacttttaccaattatatacccgctgcgcaaattcgagcagtttccagcgcagaaaatgcaccaaaatctgcgctggccagcgcagatttcgcctggtctcccgcgctggacttcagcgattcccgcgctgggtcgagcaagtttagcgccatctgtgggcgaaatggacgaactatttatggcggtggagcaaaaaaaacggtcaaatttttttttttaaaatggcgcccattttttcgtccgcttcttctccctccctcaccctgacCTGCCTTACtagcgcttctgcccgtgccttccgtcgccagctgattggttgttgtggtgtatgcgttggttcatatatgtgcattgcggttgtgtattgttattggtgggtgttagcatttattaatttgtgtgtgaccttgagacgctgtgggagaagctggattgggatttgaaGTGTTATCgctgtattgatggtttattttatttcgtgccgctgctgatgagaccattcgatgcccgtgccagttgagggtgaagaagcctatttaaaacaagcgtaggagaacgtctaacactaatctaatatttttttaatttgaacatgtttgatgcttcaacgaccttctaagcatcatgaagcacagtgtatagtgactaaaaatatattttttttaatgtgccgaaatctttctcgagtttttgtgtctcgacacacacacacacgcacacagcgcggggaaagtgaccattcactctatcatgttcCGCTCCCCCACCCCGCCTGGCGttttggatgaggatgcgctgcAAGATAGCTGAACCAGCCTATcttccgataaggtagccgtaatggATCATGCGGTAAGGGGGTGgtgagtggggggggggggggggttgtgaATGCGTATTCGcgttcgcgctttcgtggATGCAtgctcgcgtgcgcgctttcgtgggtgcgtgctcgcaTGCGTGctttcgggggtgcgtgctggcgtgcgcgcttttatgctcgcgggcgcgcgtacgtgcgtgtgtgcgtgcgtgcgtgcgcgcgttcatgcatgtgtgcgcgcgcgcgtgcgtgtgtgtgtgtgtgtgtgtgtgtgtgtgtgtgcgagtttgcgcgtgcgtgtttgtgtgtgagtttgcgcgcgcgtgtttgtggaaaccccaaaactatttgattctgatgcgtacattttcatccgctgcggctacaaagtccatgcattttcgatctcgctacctgagagacaacacaaccattggcattggcatctttgcgatagGCTCTGCtattgggggtattaaaaagacacacgatcaaagcaaacgtgcgtgttatatgtagcacatttacagtgaaccctctcttatttgacacctctccaatttgaaaaacctctcttattttaacattttgcacagtcccttgatttccagtacatttttgttcctttaatttggaaaacctctgaaatctgtatccctcttatttgtgtatggtgttgccatggttattgaaagatgtgtgctcaaattggcgattctgttcgcagttacctatagcaacagttaaggctgcatactaaatgttctgtctctttcttgtttggattgacctttcattcacttttcacctctgtaatttgaaaacccctcttattcgacagtcccatcgcctctcaaataagagagggttcactgtatttctaattcagctagtggacccaagtggaaacaacattttgaattgaatttatacattctggatttgtttattacggtgcgcgtatggtgctgcacctgtccgtccggAATCTGGCGGCTTGTTGGCTTGgagtcggtatcatgacgccgattgaccggcaatgccttggaatgggttcggatcggtaggttcatgttttggtcgagtgcattccgtccatttgtctcgtcacagcggtagcccggcagcaacaaagtcaagacaaactcttacccgggtgtggactgctacgctaagttctttttattattattattattattattattattattggcgtactAGCCAaagcgatcatgccggccttttcaggacttgagtaccacgtagccggatagtcacctcttgatacggcggacggttcgtACGCGGTTAGATCCCACGACGGGggtactgccacactgtctcctgctcgatgtatacgctgcaggcagggggaaggatgcactctacagtaaaaaaaaaacaccgtcatgaaccagcggcggacctaacggtaggtggactaggcggtcgccgatgatctctacaaatggacagagtattaacgacaagggcccccggaaagatggtctttagggctccgtggctggagaaccatttgcacctcccctccccccatggcgactacaattttagggcctgtgaccgatgatcgtaggggttccatggccacccccctcTCCATCCgtcggcaatttaagtatactgttcaatctcccaacagctgtgtgccactaCCCCTGCTCcctgtcatcagttaccattgacagggacctcaattcgtctttccgcctttcattaacgccttcctttctttgaccgatggatcataacattccggaaaaaaacacatttggcgacagttgtgcacacacacgcacgctcatacctttgcgcagacggcacagcatatctgtgtaatctacaacatacgaaagcaaaagcttagtgtaatAAAGTTATctttaatgcttaacacgttcagatcgatgACAGGCCCCACTgcctgccagtgaactttccagcctgcgttctaggtgctggtggaaaggaaagttgatgaaaatcagcgccgagatgaacgtgttaatgcgaattaggatTCAGCGCGTTTCACatcaaaccctccagcgttagctagcgattccttagtcatttttacattgcagcaatagaacttattgcgcttttttggtttgatttgtaaaattgcaacttcatcgccgcaatgtgtataaacggttttttaagcgccacagcaactcatgagcattgtccacacgcgagaatgagatagcgctagggagggaaagagcacggacgatggctgacagcgattggccgtctgacacaccaacacattcaaaccttcgacagcgcgctcagccgaggggaatgaggcggagccagggacgggcagctcgacgagctgctcgacaaatttgccgttggaggaaaaagagaacatgataaaattctcagaactccatgatttcttgcgtcgctttgcgcagcgggtagaTGGCGGTTAAAACGGGCgttcaaaaatgttgcttgggtttgtggtaaacaggcgttacgcgtaacgctagcgtaacgtagagggctgagccttacttttacctcAATTTGCTTATCCACGACGATTAAACCAGGCgttcaaaaatgctgcttgggtttgcGCTAGACAGACGTTACTtgtaacgctagcgtaacgtagagggctgagcgtTACTTTTCCCAAATAATTCATTATGCGATCTATGAGGTCCCAGGGTGTTTGTCCTGGATAAAAACTGGGAAACATTTTAATGATAACGGAAGCTGAGGAACAATTACCAAATGTACAAACCAAAATGTAAGCATCGCTAGCGGAGCATCGCTAAGTCAGTATACCAAATGAAGTCAGTATCCCAAGAAAATATATAGCATTCAGTTAACAGCATAGATTTTGGAGGTGGAGTTAATTTCTTCATGTTCATAGCACCCTGATAGCAAATCTTGCAGAAAGTATTTGGTGGGTATGAGTTAAATCGAATTAAACAGTTTTGAAGAGTtaaacaatcggtttgatctgataccggtaggaacattttcatatcatttgcataaaacaatttttcgcaatctggtTTAACGTAAATAACATCATttatgaaaatgataaaaagaaTAGGGCCTAGAATACTGCCTTGTGGAACCCCGGATGAAATATTCACTTTAATTTGTCTTACACTTAAATTACAGGAGAGCCAATGAACAAGCGTTCTATTTATTCCgtagcttgatagttttgaaattagcgTTGAGTGATTTACGGAGTCAAAGGCAGCATTGGCACCGTTAGCTGTTATAATAAACTCACAAACCTCATGGAAACGGTGTAGCTTTTTTTCACCCAATCCTTCTTTTGAATAATTATCACAAGTATCAATGAACGAAGCGCATGTGTAGCGGCGATTATTGCTTCAAGAGGATGAGAGGCTTGccctgaaaaataaaaattttttAGTTCGACactataaaataaattcataaattaataagtaaataaaaattaaatatttaaacaaacacTTCAATCGTCGCTTTTATGTACGCTTCAAACGCATGCACATACGTTTAAAAGGCACATTTAAAAAACGCCATTTCATGTAAATGCACTGAATATACAGCAGTGTGAGTGCTTGTTATGCGAGTAAAATGTTATACGCACACCATTCGAAGCCATCATAGACATTTTTTCtctcaaataaaacattttaatgttgCGAAAGACACAGCTCTTGAGTAATGTATTGTGGTCCTGAAAAGGACCGTTTGATTTGAGACTCCACATGGAAGTTTTATAGAGATAAATTTAACCTCCAAAACCGTACAGAGTGCGGCCCTGACGCTTCAGAGCATACACCACATCCATAGCGGTGACGGTCTTACGCTTGGCGTGTTCAGTGTAAGTGACCGCATCACGAATCACATTCTCCAGAAATACTTTCAGGACGCCACGGGTTTCCTCGTAGATGAGGCCGGAGATACGTTTCACTCCTCCGCGCCGAGCCAAACGGCGGATGGCGGGCTTGGTAATGCCCTGGATGTTATCCCGCAGCACTTTTCGGTGACGCTTGGCTCCTCCTTTACCCAGaccttttcctccctttcctcTTCCAGTCATGATGAGCACAGGATTGTACGTTCACGATGTTCACACTTCAAATTGACGATCACGAATGAGCGTTTTCGAGCTCAACGTCCCTATTTCTACTTTTTCATCCACGCATTCCCTCTTGCTCTTAAGATGAGAGAAAACAAGGGTTGGCAAGCGCATAAAAAGAGCTCttgttcgagcagtttcctcaTTTAAcgttcaacttttgtcaaataAACAAGTTTGCTCCGTGCTCAACGAAACCTACGCTCCCGAAGTGAAATGGCTCGTACCAAGCAAACCGCTCGTAAATCGACTGGAGGTAAGGCTCCTCGCAAGCAGCTGGCCACCAAGGCTGCTCGTAAAAGTGCCCCGGCCACCGGAGGAGTGAAGAAGCCGCATCGTTACCGTCCGGGAACGGTGGCCCTCCGAGAAATCCGTCGCTACCAGAAGTCGACCGAGCTGCTCATCCGCAAGCTGCCCTTCCAGCGCTTGGTGCGTGAGATCGCCCAGGACTTCAAGACTGATCTCCGCTTCCAGAGCTCAGCCGTCATGGCGCTGCAGGAAGCCAGCGAGGCGTATCTGGTTGGTCTGTTCGAAGACACGAATCTGTGCGCCATCCACGCCAAGCGCGTCACCATCATGCCCAAGGACATCCAGCTGGCCCGTCGCATCCGCGGAGAGCGTGCCTAAATCGTCCATGCATCCGGAAGCGGTCCCTGTCTAAACGGGGCATTTCCTTCTCAAAACGGTCCTTTTCAGGACCACCAATACTGTTGAACATTCCAAGAATTTTCTTTCGATTGCTATTATGAAATTGTACATACGAATGCAAGTCTTCACGTATGTCGTTTTGTTATAACGAGGAAAGtgtgaaaagggggaaaatttgttttaaataatcaatGTTATGGGAggtattttaactttttcttgTCAAAGTTTCGCTTTT encodes the following:
- the LOC133392050 gene encoding histone H4 yields the protein MTGRGKGGKGLGKGGAKRHRKVLRDNIQGITKPAIRRLARRGGVKRISGLIYEETRGVLKVFLENVIRDAVTYTEHAKRKTVTAMDVVYALKRQGRTLYGFGG